A portion of the Sphingorhabdus pulchriflava genome contains these proteins:
- a CDS encoding nitroreductase produces MNVTEAVASRRSVREFLDKPVDKALLESILNKAQNAPSGGNTQPWNAVMATGEPLKKLLEAVAEVVPQGPAAHKPEYAIYPPELDGRYKNSRFGVGEAMYAALDIPRDNKMARLMWFARNFRAFDAPVLMLIHTPRYMGPPQWSDIGMWLQTVMLLLREEGLDSCAQEAWAIYTPQIRACFDIPDDHIFFCGAAIGYRDPDAPVNNFPVGRASLDQVVSWEGF; encoded by the coding sequence ATGAACGTCACCGAAGCAGTCGCATCCCGCCGGTCGGTGCGCGAATTTCTCGACAAGCCGGTCGACAAGGCATTGCTCGAAAGCATCCTCAATAAAGCGCAGAACGCGCCGTCTGGCGGTAACACGCAGCCGTGGAATGCGGTGATGGCGACGGGAGAGCCGCTGAAGAAATTGCTGGAGGCCGTTGCAGAGGTCGTTCCGCAAGGTCCCGCTGCGCACAAGCCCGAATATGCCATCTACCCGCCCGAACTCGATGGCCGGTACAAGAACAGCCGCTTTGGAGTGGGTGAAGCGATGTATGCCGCGCTCGATATTCCGCGTGACAACAAAATGGCACGGCTGATGTGGTTTGCGCGCAATTTCCGAGCCTTTGACGCACCGGTGCTGATGCTGATCCACACCCCGCGCTATATGGGCCCGCCGCAATGGTCGGATATCGGCATGTGGCTGCAAACCGTAATGCTGCTGCTGCGCGAAGAGGGTCTCGATAGCTGTGCGCAAGAGGCGTGGGCCATCTATACGCCGCAAATAAGGGCGTGCTTTGACATCCCTGACGACCATATCTTCTTCTGCGGGGCAGCGATCGGCTATCGCGATCCAGATGCGCCGGTGAATAACTTCCCGGTGGGGCGGGCATCGCTCGATCAGGTGGTGAGTTGGGAGGGGTTCTGA
- the cysS gene encoding cysteine--tRNA ligase → MSDLKLFNSLTRQLEPFQPVHPGEARVYSCGPTVYNYQHIGNMRAYVFADTLGRVLSYKGYKLTHVINITDVGHLTSDADAGEDKMEKMAASQGKSAWEIAAFYQADFEADLARLNIRKPAHPKATEYVDAMIEWGKSIADKHCYELDSGLYFDVSTVPEYGRLARAVTDDGEGRIDEVEGKRNKADFAIWRKTPEGETRQMEWDSPWGRGAPGWHLECSVMSKALLGMPFDIHTGGIDHREIHHPNEIAQNQAHEGCADTGARIWMHNNFLVERSGKMSKSSGEFLRLQLLIDKGFHPLAYRLMCLQAHYRSELEFSWEGLQAAFTRLKRMVMAVAALQGTEPASEVTDKRLLDLFERFDAAVSDDLNTAIALTALEETLSLKKIDQGQKLLAIAQMDAVLGLDLLQLERADLRVQPKNAQISATEIEAALTSRKEARANKDFAASDAIRDDLIAKGVEVMDGDPLGWDWRIEV, encoded by the coding sequence ATGTCCGACCTGAAACTCTTCAACAGCCTGACCCGCCAACTGGAGCCCTTCCAGCCAGTCCACCCCGGCGAGGCGCGCGTCTATAGCTGCGGGCCGACGGTCTATAATTACCAGCATATCGGCAATATGCGCGCCTATGTCTTCGCTGACACGCTGGGGCGGGTGCTGAGTTACAAGGGCTATAAGCTGACCCATGTGATCAACATCACCGATGTCGGGCATCTGACGTCTGACGCCGATGCGGGCGAAGACAAGATGGAAAAGATGGCAGCGTCGCAGGGCAAGTCGGCTTGGGAAATTGCGGCTTTTTATCAGGCCGATTTCGAGGCGGATCTGGCGCGGCTCAACATCCGCAAACCGGCGCACCCCAAGGCCACCGAATATGTCGATGCGATGATCGAGTGGGGCAAATCGATTGCCGACAAGCATTGCTATGAGCTCGACAGCGGCCTCTATTTCGACGTCTCGACCGTCCCCGAATATGGCCGCCTCGCCCGTGCAGTGACCGATGACGGAGAAGGCCGCATCGACGAGGTTGAGGGCAAACGCAACAAGGCTGATTTCGCGATCTGGCGCAAGACGCCCGAAGGCGAAACGCGGCAGATGGAATGGGACTCGCCATGGGGCCGCGGCGCGCCGGGCTGGCATCTCGAATGCTCGGTGATGTCAAAGGCGCTGCTCGGCATGCCGTTCGACATCCACACCGGCGGCATCGACCATCGCGAAATCCACCACCCGAACGAAATCGCGCAAAATCAGGCGCATGAAGGCTGCGCCGATACCGGCGCGCGCATCTGGATGCACAATAATTTCCTCGTCGAACGCAGTGGCAAGATGTCGAAATCGTCGGGCGAGTTTCTGCGCCTGCAACTGCTGATCGACAAGGGCTTCCACCCCCTCGCCTATCGCCTGATGTGCCTGCAGGCGCATTACCGCAGCGAGCTGGAGTTTTCGTGGGAAGGACTGCAGGCGGCCTTCACGCGGTTGAAGCGGATGGTGATGGCGGTTGCGGCTTTGCAGGGCACTGAGCCCGCCAGTGAAGTGACTGACAAACGTTTGCTTGATCTGTTTGAGCGTTTTGATGCGGCTGTATCGGATGACCTGAACACAGCCATCGCATTGACTGCGCTCGAAGAGACACTGTCGCTCAAAAAGATCGATCAAGGGCAGAAGCTGCTCGCAATTGCGCAAATGGACGCAGTGCTGGGACTCGACTTGCTGCAACTTGAACGCGCCGACTTGCGGGTTCAGCCCAAAAATGCGCAAATCAGCGCAACGGAAATCGAAGCTGCCCTGACCAGCCGAAAGGAAGCCCGCGCCAACAAGGATTTCGCGGCGTCCGATGCGATCCGTGACGATCTTATTGCCAAGGGCGTCGAGGTGATGGACGGTGATCCGTTGGGTTGGGACTGGCGGATTGAGGTTTAG